In Myxococcales bacterium, the DNA window CGCAGCGTGTACATCGGAGGACCCGATAGGGAGCCCCCTTCCGGCCGGCTCATCTACCCTTGGCGACGCTGGTTCGCCACCGAACGACACGAACTGCGGTGGTCTCTGCGCGAACCCGCACGGGAGTACCGCGTGCGTGGGAGGGGTGTGCGTCCCCGCGTGCGCCCCGGGTCACGGCGACTGCGACGGGAAGCCGAACAACGGGTGCGAGACGGACCTCGCCCTCCCCACCTCGTGCGGGTCATGCAACAGCCAGTGCACGCTGCCCGCCACATGCGAAGCGAGCGGCGGTGGCCACACGTGCCGAACATGTGAGCAAAAGGGCCTCAAGTCGTGCCCGGTCGCCGCGGGCGCGCAGCAGTGTGTCGACACATCGAGCGACCCGAACAACTGCGGGTCGTGCGGGCTCGTGTGTCCCGGAGGAACGTGCAAGGGCGGGCACTGCGATTCGTGTACTGTCGTCGTTCCTGCGGGTCAGACCTGGACATGTGCACGCAACGCGCCTTGCAAGGAGCTAACTTGCCCGAACATGGTGCAAACCCCCGCGAATCGGATCTTCGGCACGTTCTCAGGAACTGTCGCGGGCGACCTGGAGGCCAAGGTCAACGTATTCACCATGACAAGCAGCGGCGTGGGGGCCTACGAAGCCTACGGCCCGGATCGCGAGCAGAACTACTTCTGCGGCAGCTCCGCGTCGACGGCGAGTATCTCGTGTTCCATTCCAAAAAACTCCGTGGAGCCAATGCTGAATCTTCAGGACGGTCAGGTGGATGGGTCGGGAAAGATAATCGTGAGAGTAACCGGAGCGTGCGGAGCAGACTCGCAGTTCTGTCGCATTCAAGCTGGTGCCAAGCTGATGATACACCACCTCAACTAACTATGGCAGTTGGGGCAACCGATTGCCGCGCCGTCTCCGCTGGTTGAAGCGACCGAAGCGAACGCGGTTGAACGGTCCCGGGCTGAACGCACGGCGGGGCACGCCATCCGGTAGACGGGCCCGCCCCTCGCCGCGTATGCTCTCTCCATGCGGACGTCCGCAGGGGAAGAACGCGTTGGGCGGACGCTCGGCAAGTACACGCTCCTTCGTGCCATCGGTGAGGGCGGCATGGCCGTCGTTTACGAAGCCCTGCATCGCAACGGCAACCGCGTCGCGCTCAAGTTGTTGCGCCCGGAGGTCTCCGTCGGGGCAGACGTCCGAGCACGCTTCGTTCGTGAGGGCTACGCCGCGAACAAGGTACCCCGGGGGGCCGTTCGGATCCTCGACGATGACGAGCGTGACGGCCTCGCGTACCTGGTCATGGAGCTGCTCGACGGCGTCACGCTTGATGTCTTCGCCCGTGCCGTTCTCGACGAGCAAAGCGGGCGCGGGGACCGACGCCCCGTACCGGCCGCCCTCGCGGTTGCGATAGGAGCTCACATCCTGGTCACGCTGAGCCTTGCCCACGACGCAGGCGTCGTCCATCGTGATATCAAGCCCGAGAACGTGTTCCTCGAGCGGAGTGGCACCGTCAAGCTGCTCGACTTCGGCATCGCGCGCGTCGCCATGCCCGGCGAAAAGTCGAGCACCGTGACGGGGCGTGTACTTGGAACTCCGGCATTCGCCTCGCCGGAACAAGCCTATGGGAGGCGCGCCGAGGTCGACGCGCGGAGCGACATCTACTCCGTCGGAGCAACCCTCTTCACGATTCTTTCGGGCAGGCTGGTTCACGAGGCCGATTCTCCCGAGGAGGCCCTTATTCTCGCAGCGACGGAGCCGGCTCAGAAGCTTGGTACAGTCACCGATATTCACCCGGCTATCGCGGAGGTCGTGGATCGAGCCCTACGTCATGAGCGCGATGAGCGCTGGCCCACTGCCGCGGCGATGGGCGCGGCGCTTCGCGAAGCGCACCGTGTCGCCTTCGGTGCCCCGGTGCCGGATGTCCTCGACTTCGGTTTAGGCTCGAGTGGGCACTGCGAGGCCGAGACCGTCATGCCGTCGCCCCGGCGTCGGCTCGTGGGAGTTGCGGCGGTTGGCGCCGTCCTCGTAGGGCTTGTCGGCGTCGGTATCCCGCGTTCGAGAGGTCCCGTCGACGGGGGTGAAAGGGCACCCGCAACGGAGATTCACGTTGACGACGCCGCCGCAGTGCCGGCGGCGGCGCCTGCGCCGTCCCAGGCCGAACCTCCGTCTCACGACGCTCCTCAGCCGGCGCACCTCGAAGCGGCCCGCAGTTCGGGAGCGGCTCCGAGCGCGCCAGGGCGTTCGCGGTCCGCGCAGCTACCGAAGGCAGTACCGTCCGTGGTGTCGAGCTCTCGCGCCTGTGGGGTCGATATTGACGAGGATGGGCGAAAGTGGCCCCGGCGGTGCCCGTGAGGTCTCACGCGCTCGCGCTCGGGGCAGGGTGCGGGCTCGGCGTGCTCCTCGGGTTCCTTGGGAGCGCGCTCGCCGAACCGTGCTTGGACTCCAGCGACGAGGCCCGCGCCGCCCTGAAGGCAAGGCACCTCATCGAGGCTCGCGCCAAGCTCAGACTCTGTGCGGCGAGCGAGTGCGCGCCGGAGGTGAGGACCCTTTGTGATGAACGCTTGGCCGAGGTGACAGAGCGCATTCCGACCGTCATCTTCGACGCCAAGCGGGCGGATGGAGACGACCTCTTCGATGTAACGATCACGATTGATGGTGCCCCGCGACCTGACGTCGCGATGGGCGCGGAGGTTGCCCTCGACCCGGGTCCTCACGAGGTCGTGCTGCGAGATGCGCGCGGATCCACCGTCGAACGGCGCATCGTCGTGATCGAGCGGGAGAAGGCGCGGCGTGAGCACTTCTCCTTCGGTGCGCCGGAGCTGCGTTCGCGAGCCGCACCGGAAGTGGAGCGCGTCAAGGTCGAGGTCCCTGTCGTGTATGCCGTTCCGCGGAGCGTCGTGGTGGCCCAGGGGGCTGGGCTCTTCGCGCTCGGGGGCGCCACGATCGCCGCACTCGTGGGGACGAGCTTCGGGGTCCTCGCGGTCACGCGCAACGACGCGGCGAACTGTGACACCGCGAACGTGTGCGAGTCGCCGGGGGCACGGTCCGAGGCGCGTGTGGCAGCCACGGTGTCGACTGTGACACTTTTGTCGGCGCTAGGGCTGGGGGCGATCGGTGTAACGCTGCTCGTGTGGCCCAAGGCGCCGCCTCGCCCCACGCGGCTAAGCGTCACTCCGCTCGGGGTCGTAGGTAGGTTCTGATGGGAGCGGAAGCAACGTGGACCCGGACCTTTGGAGCCAGCCTGTTTGCGTGCGCGCTCGGTGTGTCCGGGTGCGCGTGGATCCTTGGCGGACTTGGGGAGGCCATCGATCGTCCTGACGCCGCGTCGGCTCCCAGTTTGGGGGAGGCTGGTTGGGACGGCGCTCCGTCATGTCCCGGCGCGTTGCCGGGATATCCGTATCGCCGCGCCTTCGTCCTCGACGGGACCGACGCCTCCGTAGCGGACTACACGGTCCAGATCGCACTACCCTCGGACCAACTCGTGGCCGAAGGCAAGGTTCAGCCGACGGGAGCCGACTACCGATTCACCGACGAAGAAGGTCGACCTTTGCCGTTTTGGGTCGACGGTGAGGCAGATGGCGGCCCTCGCCAAGCGCTCGTCCGGATGCACATCCAGCCGGGGGCACGCGGATGGGTCCACTACGGTAACGCGTCGGCGGCGATCGGGGCACAGCGAATGGACGTCTTCGCCCCGGGAATCATCGATGATCCAACGTTCCGGCGCACCGACGGGTGGTGGGTGCAGTTCACGGAGGACCCTGCCGATCGCGTCCCCGCGGAGTGGAGTGTCGGCTACGAGGACGAGGGCGTGCGCTTCAAAGTCGCGAGGAGCTCAGGCAACAATGGCGCGAGCGTCGTCGCGTGTCAGACCGTCACGTTCCCAGGAGGGTCACGCTACCGAGTCGTCTTCGATACGGTGTTCGCGCGCGAGGGCGAAGGCGCGGTCTGGGTCTGGGTTTCCGGGCTCGACCGCCTCTCGGTGTGGGCCCACAGTGTCGTGGAGGGCAACGTCACGATGAACGCACGGGATGAAGAGACCATCACGTTTGACTCCGGGACTCGGGTGATGTGCCTTGGTGCAGGGGTCACGACCGGTGGAAGCGTGAATGCACGGTTCTCGCGGATCCGCGCGCGCCGCGTCGTGACGAACGAGCCTCGAGCATCGGTGGGACGTGAGGAGACGTCGTGCCCATGAAGCGACTCGGGGTGGTTCTCGTCGTCGTGTCGGTGTCGGCGTGCGAGGCCTTCCTCGGGGGGCTGCCGGAAGGGGAACCCGCCGCGAGAAACGTTGCCGACGGTCCCTCTGACGCGAGGGCGGCCTCCCCGCCTCGCGAACCAGGGTGTACGGGGTGGCTCCCCGGTTCACGATACCGGCGTCGCCTCATCGTGCGTGCCCCTGAGGTCGTCCGTAGGTACCCGGTCCGGTTCTCGCTGGATACGCTCCGACTTCGGCGGGAAGGAAAGGTGAACGAGGTGGAGCCTGGGCTCTTGTTGGTGGATGCTTCTGGAAAACCCGTGCCATACGTGTTCGACGGCCCAAGTTTCGCGGATGCCGCCGCGCTGTATGCGGCGATCGACGTGTCGGGGGGAGACCAAGAACTCTACCTTTACTATGGCGGGCTTGGGCGCGGGCTTCCGAGTGCACAGGAGGACGTGTTCGTTCCCGGCATCGTCTTCGATGGATCGTTCGCCGACCCTTCGGCAAGGGCATGGTCCCCGCTGCCCGCCCCTCGTGGCCTCGGCTACGAAATCCGCATCGATGGAGGCCGTGCGCGTTTTACCATGTTGGGAAAGGGCAGCGAAAGCGACCACTCTGTCGGGCTTTGCCAGTTTACGAGTTTTCCCCCAGGCCTCGAATACTCAATCGTCTACGACGCAGGCTTCGTCAGCGCGCCCCGCCACTTCCGCGTGACGACCCAGGGCGTCGGAGGCGCCCCCGTTCCATCGGCCTTCGAAGGCCCGGTCCAGCAGTCCGTCCGCGCGGGGCCCATTCGTCCTGGAGACGCGCTTCTGTGCTTCATGGTCGACAGGCTCTCGATCGATACGGTGGTAGACTTCTGGATCGACAACGTTCGCGTCATTCCCTGGGTCCGAAACGAGCCTAGCGTCGTCGCTGTAGGCCCCGAGGAGCGGTGCGATGGCGGGCCGTGAGCTACCGCCGCACGAGATGCGCGAGCAACGCCCCACGTCCGTCGAGGCCGGACCTGCGAAAAACCGCGGTGAGATGGGTCTCCACCGTCCGCTCCGTGCAGTCGAGGGTGACGGCGATTTCCTTGTTCGACATGCCACGAGCGACCAGCATGACGACCTCGGTCTGCCGCGGCGTAAGCTCCCACAACCGCGCCGTCTGGCAGACGAGCTCTTCGGTCGAGGTCGTCTCACCGAAGATGATCAGGTAGTACGTCGGCCGTCCTTCCACACGCAGAGGTGTTACAAGGGCGGCGAGCGTCGCGTCGGGCTCTCCGAGCGTCGCGATGGCGCGTTTGAATAGTGACCTTCGGCGGGATTCTGACGGCGCGACGACCTTCGCCCCCCGCGTGTTAGCGTGCAGCATCGTCCCGGATTGGGACACGATGAAAGCGGGGAACGAGACCTGCTCGAGGGCCGCAGCAAGGGCGACCTTCGCGAGGGGGCCCTCGCCGAGCAGGCGCGCGAAGGTCAAAGCCGAGGGCGTGGTTGGAAGGTCACGAGACATTGGTCATCTCAGGGAGCCCATGAATGGCGGTCAGTATGGCACCATGCATCGCGCGTGCGTCGGCGAACCTGTCGTCGCGCCGAAAGCAGAGCGCCTTGTCGACGATCCGGACGATCGCCTCGGGAGCAAGCGGGGCACGGGTTCGGAGAGACGGTGCAGGGCGAGTCGCTGCAAGCACCAACCGTTCCATCGGGTTCGCTGCGTCGTGAACGAAGCTCCCCGTGAGCAAGGTGTAGAGGAGGGCCCCGACCGAGTACACATCTGCCCGGGCGTCGACCCTCTTCGCCGCGCCGCGGGCTTGCTCCGGGGCAGCGAATTCGGCCGTGCCAAGGGCATCCCCCGTTGGGGTAACGCGTGGCGAGGATAGAAGTCGCGCCAGGCCGAAGTCGAGCAATCGTACCCGCGAGGGTTGCTCCAGGAACACGTTCGCGGGCTTGATGTCGCGGTGGATGATGTTCTTCGTGTGGGCGGCCGCCAGGATCTCTAGCGTTGCCGTAATGATGTCGAGCGCCCGCCGCGTAGGAAACGGCACATCGGAGCGTCGCCACGCCTCCTCGAGAGTGCAGCCCTCGAGCAGCTCCATTGCCAGGAATGGCGTACCCGATTCGTCGGCACCGTGACGCAGTATGTGCACCGCGCCCGGGTGCTCGACCGCGTTGGCGGCGTAGCTCTCACGCAGGAATCGCTCGCGGGTGGCGAGATCCAGGGCGAGGTCGTGGTGGAGAACCTTGAGGGCCACGTCTTCCCCGCTAGGGCTCCGCGCGCGGTAAACGCAAGCCGCTCCGCCGATCCCCAGAATGGATGCAAGCTCGTATCCAGCGAGGGAGGTCGAGAGCCGTGCCTCAGCCTGGGCACGTACGTGCTCGGAGAGCAGCATCAAGGCAGAGTAGCAGGGACTGTTCCGGCTCGCGGCCTGGAACGGCATGGGAGCGAGGGGCACAGGCGACCGCGCGGTCACAGGTCGCACGCCACCGCAACCGCGGGGCGGCGCGGGGCCGGTTGGGGCGTCCCGATCCGATTCTGCTTGTCGCCCACCCCGCGGGTGTTCGATCCTCGCCGCATGTTCCCTGGGGCGCGCGCGTGGGCAGGAACTGTTGGCGTCTTCATGATGGCTGCGGGTGGATGGCTCGCCTGTGATTCGCGAGCCGGCGTAGCCCGCGACGTGGAGCCGGTAGAGGCGTCGGCCGCCGACGCGAATCCGATCCCGGCTCCACCGGACGCCTCGGGGCCAGCGGATGCCTCGGCGAGCGATGCCAGACCTCTCGATGGGTCGGCCGACGTCGCGCCCCCCGCGATCCATCGTGTCGTCGGGCACGTCGACTACGGTGGCGACGTGGCCGGGGCCACGGTGACCCTCCTCGCGCCGTTCACGATGACGACGCAGACCGATGCGAAGGGCGACTTCGAGCTCTTCCTCCCCGAAGGTCGTACGGCCATCGTCAAGGTGGTTCCGCCCTCGGGCTCCGTGGCGCTACCGATGATCCGAGGCTTCGTCGTTCGCCCGAACGCGCGGTTCCGGCAGTACTATCTCGTCGGGCAGGACGAACGCATGGCGGCGCAAGCCCTTGGCGTCACGGTCGACCCGACGAAGGCGATCGTGGAGGTCGACTTTCGGAACGCGGCCTCCGGCGGATACTCGGCGACGCTCAGGAATGGCCTGGACGTACTCGTCCCCGGGTTCGGCATAGCCGTCGCGTCGAACGGTACACCCACATTGTCGACCTCGACGGTCGCGGGCGGCGGCGGAAGCACCCTCTTCTTGGGGAACCTAACCCCCGCGACCTTTTCGGTCACCCCCAGCTCCCCCGGGGACGCGGGCGCCTGTCAGCCTTGCGATGCGACGGAGCTCCCGATGGAACCCGGCGTCGTGACGTGGGTCGACTTCGAGTGCGGCGCAGCAGCCTGCCAGTAGGTGGCAGGGCGGTCGATACCGCATGGGTGAAACCCGGGAAATCCTCACATCCCCGTCGGTCGCGCTCGGGATTCCCTGCCGATCCCCGTCGGTCTGCCACTTCGAGGGGGCGAATCGAAGCGCAGGCTCGAATGATCCGAGTCGCGCTCGGAAGGCTTTCCGCGCACCTGAAGCGCCTTGCGTGCCCTCGTCGACCGAGTTCTGGGGTCATCTGGCCTTAGCGATATCCGGAGTATATCACCTCGGAGACACTTCCCCTTTGCCCAGGATATAGTTGGCGATCGAGGCACATTGTCGCCCCGTTTGGCAAGAAGAAGGGGCCCTTGAAGTAGTCTGTCGAAATCCAGACATTGGTGAACCCACTGCCGGGACCAGAAACGACAACAAAGCCCTGCCGCGGGATCGTTGGGTCGACCCCGGTGGATAGAGACGTGACCCAGATCGGACCTGTCAACAGAAGCGACTTGTCGCTACATGACGGATTCGCAGCGATCCGCCCGGTCTCCCATCTTCCAGTTGGATGCTGAATTGGAAGCGGCGAGGCGATTTGTGCGCGACTAGACCCTATCCCGAATGAAATGAGCGTCCCGAAGGCGAGAACCATGAGGCCAGTTTGCCTTAGCACACGCATGAAACAGACCTCCTGCGGGAGTTGTTGAAGGCGATCGGCACAACCTGAAAACTAGTGTGGCTCCCACCAGTCACCACCGCTATCGTGGAAACCCACAACGGCGTTCTGTCACCGAAATGGTCGCCTGTCGGACGTCACGCGCGTTTTGCTGGGCAAAGTGAAGCTCGACTGTTTGAACCATGGATCACGGACCTCGCGGTCGTGGACTTCCACGATGGCGCGGCATCGACGATGAGGCAATGCTAGACGCGTGATCCGCAATAGACCCACGCAAAGGTGATGTGGAGCATGATTTGCCAGATCGAACGTGCGTGCACGACAAGAGTAACAATCGCTGCCATCACCGTCTTCGTTGGGACAGTTGGCTGTGCCACGGGCGGAAGTCTTGATGCGCCGACTGGAATTTCAGCCACTAGTCCTGAGGACTCCCCCGTAAAATCGCCGTCAAGCCCCGTATGCGTCGATACGGATCAGCAAACGATTGCCTCGGGGTCCACCGACCCGTCGAACCCTACTATTGCGGACGACCATCTGTACTGGATGTACCATAGCCCAGCCGGAGTGAACAATGCTAACGCTCCGACAGTGGGGCACCTCATGACAGCGGAAATTCCCGCACTCGTACCACGTGAGGTCAGTAGCGCCATTCTACCGGATCGTATGACGCCACGTGCATTTGTGAAGGTGGTGGCAGGTACGGCGTACTGGTACCCGAGTAATGTGACGACTCTAGCGACAGGAAAGACAATGTCTATTGTTGGATTCAGTTTTGAGTCGCCGAGGTGGTCTGACGGGCAGGCATTCTTCTTTGCCGATCGGTCGAATTCGATTCCTCCTATGTTTGGGTTGCGGAGGATTGGGCTTGACGGGCAGGTCTTGTCGGTACCGGACCTGCCGCGGCCAGAGGATGACGGGCACCCGAACTATCGGGTCCTGCCTCAGGCCGGGGCTGGCAATAGTAGTGGACAGTACGTCCTCGCGTGGGCTGGGCGGTACGACGCGAGCGGTGGCAAGGGAGGGGTCTTTGTTGCGCACCTACCCACTGGTAGCGCAAGGTGGAGGGTGGTGGTTCCGCTACAGCCAAAGCCGCTCTCGGGCCACTTTGGATTTCTTAGTGTCCAGAATGGTGAAGTCTTTTGGTGGGACGGCGGATTGGAGGGTGCGAGTGGCAGGTACGTCTCCCGGGTATGGCGCGCCCATGCCGATGGTACCACCGCACCGTCTTCAATCGAGTTGAATGTGTCTCCGCTTCGCGGTTTGTCGGGGATGGTTCGAGCGGGTGAAGGATTCTTGTTAAGCGGTTTCAGTACAGCTGGGTACGAGGCGATGGTGCGCGTCGCGGGGGACGGGTCGATGTTGTCCATGTGGGCGATCGATGGCCTGTACGCGAACGGGAATTCGCGAGAGTCAAGATTCATCTTCGATCGTGGACTTGCGTATTGGTCGGGCTGGGGAGAGCAGCAGGGTGGACAAACGTGGCTCCGGGATGGTCGTGGAAGCGTTTCGGTGCGTTGTGTGCAGGTAGAATAGTTTCACGTGCGCGCGATCTGACTGACGGTGAAGATCCTCCCGTGAAAAACCGTTCTACTAGGTGCCGCTCGACATGGACCTTGAGGCGGCAGTTTCGCAGATGGCATAGGCGATTCGCAGGTCGACCTGGAGGGCTGGGACGCGTGCGCGGATCGCGCGGGCGAAGGAGAAGGTCGCCGGTTTCTATATGTCGGCCTCGTCGCTAAGCGAGCCGATGAAGTCGGGGCTTGGGAGGACTCGTTGCTGCTCACGCTGAATACTCTCCATGGCGGCCTTGAAGTGCTCCTGGAACTTTGGGTCCGCCGTGGGAGGAAGCGTCAGGTCGCAGGGCAAAGGGAGGCGAGCGTAGTGGCTTCCGAGCGAGAGTGAGTGTACGAGAATGGAGTATGACCCGGTGCCGGTTCGGACGAACTCCCATTCCTCCTTTGCGTGATCGGGCGTGACACTCATGAGGGTGTGACCCTCGGACCAGGAGCTGAGGTTGGGGCCGAACGTCTCGATCCCGATGTGGAGGCCGAGCGAACTGCTCCGCCGTGGGACCCAGTCGCCGCTCTCAATCCCACGCGACGGATAGTACGTTAGCAGAAAGCCGG includes these proteins:
- a CDS encoding serine/threonine protein kinase — its product is MRTSAGEERVGRTLGKYTLLRAIGEGGMAVVYEALHRNGNRVALKLLRPEVSVGADVRARFVREGYAANKVPRGAVRILDDDERDGLAYLVMELLDGVTLDVFARAVLDEQSGRGDRRPVPAALAVAIGAHILVTLSLAHDAGVVHRDIKPENVFLERSGTVKLLDFGIARVAMPGEKSSTVTGRVLGTPAFASPEQAYGRRAEVDARSDIYSVGATLFTILSGRLVHEADSPEEALILAATEPAQKLGTVTDIHPAIAEVVDRALRHERDERWPTAAAMGAALREAHRVAFGAPVPDVLDFGLGSSGHCEAETVMPSPRRRLVGVAAVGAVLVGLVGVGIPRSRGPVDGGERAPATEIHVDDAAAVPAAAPAPSQAEPPSHDAPQPAHLEAARSSGAAPSAPGRSRSAQLPKAVPSVVSSSRACGVDIDEDGRKWPRRCP
- a CDS encoding helix-turn-helix transcriptional regulator, with the translated sequence MSRDLPTTPSALTFARLLGEGPLAKVALAAALEQVSFPAFIVSQSGTMLHANTRGAKVVAPSESRRRSLFKRAIATLGEPDATLAALVTPLRVEGRPTYYLIIFGETTSTEELVCQTARLWELTPRQTEVVMLVARGMSNKEIAVTLDCTERTVETHLTAVFRRSGLDGRGALLAHLVRR
- a CDS encoding serine/threonine protein kinase, which translates into the protein MLLSEHVRAQAEARLSTSLAGYELASILGIGGAACVYRARSPSGEDVALKVLHHDLALDLATRERFLRESYAANAVEHPGAVHILRHGADESGTPFLAMELLEGCTLEEAWRRSDVPFPTRRALDIITATLEILAAAHTKNIIHRDIKPANVFLEQPSRVRLLDFGLARLLSSPRVTPTGDALGTAEFAAPEQARGAAKRVDARADVYSVGALLYTLLTGSFVHDAANPMERLVLAATRPAPSLRTRAPLAPEAIVRIVDKALCFRRDDRFADARAMHGAILTAIHGLPEMTNVS